One window from the genome of Clarias gariepinus isolate MV-2021 ecotype Netherlands chromosome 15, CGAR_prim_01v2, whole genome shotgun sequence encodes:
- the pkd1l2a gene encoding polycystic kidney disease protein 1-like 2, whose amino-acid sequence MDTHLLSTLLLLAILGVTAINSEEDTETVFCLDHQKAFEGSCYEFVTLQRSSLEAQRWCERGGGHLAFIQNDETQQFLQKHLQSEQDWWLGLAPASFNLSMGSAATEGSLSWLDGSDVSYSNWLREPELGDACGYIVKKSGFQWASTQNCSQEFHFICEFESGHALACLEHNATLQCGSGQVIEIDDSFYGRKTLHYCRTGRSPPDSSLQEECSWVDVVDMVSEHCLGLQVCQAVADVASFGEPCPGLGSYLSVDYHCKDGLHLLITKQAAVFDNVTLTIKWLLHPFQGNLTCSVNTGDGHTIDPYMPEELQSNVVHRYQDAGVYTVTVECSTSEWHVAAQKTVTIQEPAGEFSKIVCYSSNQTTDSENCKGLKQHALRIQVQLSSGTNVTYKIQHGITELVRSPEVRGIIPHNLTIPEEASQLLGLGCHQLTLLASNRVTAPDVSTPLELCLVEPVDGLQASVAPEQDLCSDSALYVNVSLDRGAPVEVLFLVSGDNDSFSETHNMLNGSVQMFRVFSKIEGQMRVKVRVSNLFSSAEADAGDTLLDCQTEDLGEINGNNLTITANPENPVIGTSSIMLDVNGLNRNAKLYTFAWNCSGTCPCDVSSPTKTHQVQATCLPPPYSFSIYSMTAVKTTGKPEEQTASKCISVFPGSDLNPVITCSNCNPVNVGANVELQLECEGCQQMVWYIEDTNPVPDALSSCYSEKGQSVLIKQKEGVSSFVIDSATLVNAQQDIKVVAYGVRDGLSGSAEFTIPIFGASSTLFPTLLPDSVATNGQEMSPPPSCNINPTVGDSLSPFNITCTVASPFCKAGPCMYCFRTLTGDYLYCGHNQTVESLFLPVGSNINNTLAVSITVENLEGQKINTTLSVQVNDASVGPTVEDLQSFVSKQVDQLLQLRKLTGAALAQMFQSVSNRLNEDTTEGQEQDAKMKLREQMLLDLGTAMSAAPLRNPLEVQKTADAVVGLTRQSKELTSTAQLEASSLLSNLSMSLVSLTLSEGDDKEVTRQVVTPIIQAASNILKASASTDQQEIISENLLTAADNVQSALLAGVSVDQEPIIVSTSEISVYVNRMSAVALQKQPFSIEHNSSASFVLPSLGPNVLPSEEPVDVRMLSFAINPFPWRDGEPINGAVASLSITRKNGSVIPVSNLTEEIEIILPRQEAEVNSTLLDLGNYSTLVINVTTPNISLVLKLDPSEEILLHLLLGFEHYPNNTHYKTTIQLPQPGNSTEERYAWVLDPKDVALEVGVYYLLVRPISQAGVNSSNASVFITSIAAQCKYWDETETNWSDHGCRVGPRTTPLITQCLCTHLTFFGSSFFVMPNLVDVSRTAELFATFVNNPVVVCFVGAIFLVYLMVVIWARRKDIQDTAKVKVTLLEDNDPLAEYRYLLTINTGHRRGASTSSQVTVTLMGSEGESEPHHLTDPDKPVFERGGVDMFLLTTPFSLGELQSIRLWHDNSGKHPAWYVNKVMVQDLETGQKWHFLCSSWLAIDVGECTLDKVFPVATEMDLKRFSNLFFMKTTKDFQDGHIWFSVINRPPNSNFTRVQRVSCCFSLLLCTMLTSIMFWGIPTDPSEQTMDLGKIEFTWQQVMIGFQSSIIMFPINLLIVSIFRNVRPRERRTVQAPKQSKTDSVKQGKTGRVSPNQPPSPPSDYKEITPHAVIRDIKRIAQSLSKAMRSPLPRIDPEKMDINDLLSLVEDIICQQNRIGGEFYSDASKKELSISLGAVNLHERSPEQMPKEKNSIYRQYLYKQLQNVEKELRLLGPSRFSKPESYVQAVLQVQGMKRLLEPYLSSSTNRDQDSCSSSLGKDHDGGKKCCQKGLPWWFVFVAWILVAATSGVSAYFTMMYGLTYGMERSVSWLISMLVSFFESLFITQPIKVLGFAVFFALVLKKVDQEEYSDVPIEGAISSTDDPDGICIVRRDSTCSFYQPPPPSDIEKMKSNMIKEQKVFALIREILIYFGFLWMLLLVAYGQRDPNAYYLTQHIQQSFRNGITDSMNCKDVLTWTNTTLLNNVFGKRPGFITDGNSKLVGNARLRQVRVHKNSCRTSSFMSRSIQDCHAPYSWEVEDMGSYGPGWNRSNDVNLSKSLLMPWRYQTQSRLRTHPIWGRVAFYRGGGFVVDLGPNKENASSLLQYLFDNIWVDKYTRAIFVELTVYNANVNLFCMVTLMFETTAVGAFQYRSDLQSVRLYQSAGGFHIFMMASETIYFLFILHYMFQQGKLMKQHKWEYFRSKWNVLELGIIILSWSALCVFIKRKLLGNQDIEYYQNHKDQHASFYETATADGVLGYLIAFLVLLATVKLWHLLRLNPKLQMITATLRRAWNDISGFIIVMTIMLLAYSIACNLMYGWKLYSYHTLLHAAKTIVSLQLGIFNYEEVLHYNPVLGAFVIGSCIIFMTFVVLNLFISVILVAFSEEQLHHKPSEEEEIVDLMLMKICSLLGIKVKKKQVLEEPKAAPFTVS is encoded by the exons ATGGATACACATCTTCTCTCCACTCTTCTACTTTTGGCCATTCTGGGTGTCACTGCCATCAATAGTGAAGAGGACACAGAGACCGTGTTCTGTCTTGATCACCAAAAAGCCTTTGAAGGCTCTTGCTATGAGTTTGTGACCCTGCAGCGCAGCTCCCTCGAAGCTCAGCGTTGGTGTGAGCGTGGTGGTGGACACCTGGCCTTCATCCAGAATGATGAGACGCAGCAGTTTCTTCAGAAACATTTGCAGTCAGAGCAGGACTGGTGGCTGGGACTGGCACCAGCCTCTTTCAACCTCAGCATGGGATCCGCTGCCACAGAGG GTTCCTTGTCCTGGCTGGATGGATCTGACGTGAGTTACTCCAACTGGCTCCGTGAACCTGAGCTTGGAGACGCTTGTGGTTATATCGTGAAGAAATCTGGGTTTCAGTGGGCATCAACTCAAAACTGTAGCCAAGAGTTCCACTTTATCTGCGAGTTTG AGTCAGGACATGCTCTAGCCTGTTTGGAACACAACGCTACACTACAGTGTGGCTCTGGTCAGGTTATAGAGATCGACGACAGCTTCTATGGCAGGAAGACGCTGCACTACTGCAGGACTGGACGCTCTCCACCCGACTCATCTTTGCAGGAGGAGTGCAGCTGGGTGGATGTGGTGGATATGGTGTCGG aGCACTGCCTTGGGTTGCAGGTATGCCAGGCTGTAGCAGACGTAGCATCCTTTGGAGAGCCTTGCCCGGGACTAGGAAGTTATCTATCGGTGGATTATCACTGCAAAGATG GTCTTCATCTACTGATTACCAAGCAAGCTGCCGTCTTTGATAATGTCACCTTGACTATAAAGTGGTTGCTCCACCCTTTTCAAGGAAATCTCACATGCAGTGTGAATACTGGGGATGGACACACTATCGACCCCTACATGCCCGAAGA gTTACAGAGTAATGTAGTGCACAGGTATCAAGATGCTGGAGTCTACACCGTTACAGTGGAGTGTAGCACCAGCGAGTGGCATGTGGCAGCTCAGAAAACCGTCACCATCCAAGAACCTGCTGGGGAATTCAGCAAAATCGTGTGTTACAGTTCAAACCAGACAACAGACAGTGAAAACTGCAAAGGTCTTAAACAGCATGCGCTGAGAATCCAAGTGCAGCTCAGTTCAG GTACTAACGTCACATACAAAATCCAGCACGGGATCACTGAGCTTGTCCGCTCACCTGAAGTCAGAGGGATCATCCCGCACAACCTCACCATCCCTGAAGAGGCTTCACAGCTTTTGGGATTGGGATGCCATCAACTTACTCTCCTGGCCTCCAACAGAGTGACGGCTCCAGATGTGTCTACTCCTCTTGAACTTTGCTTGGTTGAGCCAGTGGACGGTCTTCAAGCCTCTGTGGCACCTGAACAGGACCTGTGCTCAGACTCCGCTCTATATGTTAATGTCTCTCTGGATCGTGGTGCTCCAGTGGAAGTGCTCtttctggtgtctggggataaCGACAGCTTCTCTGAGACCCATAACATGCTGAATGGGAGTGTACAGATGTTCAGAGTCTTTAGTAAAATAGAAG GTCAAATGCGGGTAAAAGTCAGAGTGTCAAATTTGTTTTCATCAGCGGAAGCAGATGCAGGAGACACACTGTTAGATTGCCAG ACAGAGGATCTGGGGGAGATAAATGGCAATAACCTGACGATCACTGCAAACCCAGAGAACCCAGTCATAGGCACGAGTAGCATAATGTTGGACGTTAATGGCCTAAATAGAAATGCTAAACTTTACACATTTGCCTGGAACTGCA gTGGAACTTGTCCCTGTGATGTCAGTAGTCCAACTAAAACACATCAGGTTCAAGCCACTTGTCTCCCTCCACCCTACAGCTTTTCAATCTACTCTATGACTGCCGTAAAGACAACGGGGAAGCCAGAGGAACAGACAGCAAGCAAATGCATCTCTGTGTTTCCTGGAAGTGATTTAAATCCAGTCATTAC ATGTTCCAACTGCAACCCAGTGAATGTCGGTGCAAATGTTGAGCTGCAGCTGGAGTGTGAAGGCTGTCAGCAAATGGTTTGGTACATCGAGGACACAAACCCTGTACCT GATGCCTTGAGTTCCTGTTATTCTGAAAAAGGACAAAGCGTACTGATAAAACAGAAGGAAGGTGTCAGCTCTTTTGTAATCGACAGCGCAACTCTAGTCAATGCACAGCAGGACATTAAAGTTGTTGCTTATG GTGTAAGAGATGGCTTATCTGGATCAGCTGAATTCACCATCCCAATATTTGGTGCCTCGTCTACTTTGTTCCCAACATTACTACCTGATAGTGTGGCCACGAATGGGCAAGAAATGTCCCCTCCGCCATCCTGTAACATTAATCCCACTGTTGGAGACAGTCTCTCTCCCTTTAATATCACATGCACTGTGGCTTCTCCATTCTGCAAAGCTGGACCCTGCATGTACTGCTTCAGAACATTAACTg GTGATTACTTGTACTGTGGCCATAACCAGACAGTGGAGTCACTCTTTCTTCCAGTGGGGAGTAACATCAACAACACCCTTGCTGTATCAATCACTGTTGAGAACTTGGAAGGACAGAAGATTAACACAACCTTATCTGTCCAG GTGAATGATGCAAGCGTTGGGCCCACAGTGGAGGATCTGCAGAGCTTTGTGTCCAAGCAGGTGGACCAGCTGTTGCAGCTTAGGAAGCTGACAGGGGCAGCACTAGCCCAGATGTTCCAGTCTGTCTCTAACAGGCTGAATGAGGATACAACCGAGGGTCAAGAACAAGACGCAAAGATGAAG CTACGAGAGCAGATGCTGCTAGACCTGGGCACAGCTATGAGTGCTGCCCCCCTCAGGAACCCATTAGAAGTGCAAAAGACAGCTGACGCTGTAGTGGGCCTCACTAGGCAAAGTAAAGAGCTGACATCTACAGCTCAG CTGGAAGCCAGCTCACTTCTGTCAAACCTCAGTATGTCCCTGGTCTCTCTAACGCTCTCTGAGGGGGATGACAAGGAAGTAACAAGGCAGGTGGTTACACCAATTATTCAGGCTGCCAGTAACATCCTCAAAGCTTCTGCCAGCACAGACCAGCAG GAAATCATTTCAGAAAACTTGTTAACTGCAGCGGACAACGTACAGAGTGCGCTACTGGCTGGTGTAAGCGTAGACCAAGAGCCCATCATCGTTAGCACGTCTGAGATCAGTGTGTATGTAAACAG aATGTCAGCAGTGGCACTACAGAAGCAGCCCTTCAGTATCGAGCACAACAGCTCAGCCAGCTTCGTGCTTCCGTCTTTGGGTCCTAATGTGCTCCCTTCAGAAGAGCCGGTGGATGTGCGG ATGCTAAGTTTTGCGATAAACCCTTTCCCCTGGAGAGACGGCGAGCCTATAAATGGAGCGGTGGCTTCTCTATCCATCACTCGAAAGAATGGATCTGTTATCCCTGTATCAAATCTCACTGAAGAGATTGAG atCATCTTACCACGACAAGAGGCTGAAGTTAACAGCACGTTACTGGACTTGGGGAACTACAGTACCTTGGTCATTAATGTGACCACGCCAAACATATCTTTGGTTTTGAAGCTGGACCCCTCAGAAGAGATACTATTACATTTACTCCTGGGTTTCGAACACTACCCAAACAACACTCACTACAAGACCACAATTCAGCTCCCTCAACCAGGAAATTCAACAG AAGAGAGGTATGCATGGGTGCTGGACCCCAAGGATGTAGCACTGGAAGTAGGGGTTTATTATCTTCTGGTGAGGCCTATTAGCCAAGCAGGTGTAAACTCCTCAAATGCCTCAGTCTTCATCACTTCCATAGCTGCTCAGTGTAAATACTGGGATGAGACTGAAACCAACTGGAGTGACCATGGCTGCAGG GTTGGCCCTCGCACCACACCACTGATTACCCAGTGTCTGTGTACGCATTTGACATTTTTTGGCAGTTCATTCTTTGTCATGCCCAACCTGGTTGACGTGTCCCGGACTGCTGAACTTTTTGCCACATTTGTTAACAACCCTGTTGTGGTGTGTTTTGTGGGTGCCATATTCCTTGTCTACCTCATGGTTGTGATTTGGGCCCGAAGAAAGGACATCCAGGACACAGCAAAG gtcAAAGTCACATTGCTAGAGGACAACGATCCCTTGGCTGAATATCGCTACTTACTGACCATCAATACTGGGCATCGTCGAGGAGCTTCTACATCCTCTCAG GTTACAGTGACGCTCATGGGCTCTGAGGGAGAGAGTGAGCCCCACCATCTAACTGATCCAGACAAGCCGGTTTTTGAAAGAGGAGGAGTGGACATGTTCCTCCTCACTACTCCTTTCTCACTTGGAGAGCTGCAGAGCATCAGATTATGGCATGATAATTCTGGGAAGCATCCTGCTTG GTATGTTAATAAGGTCATGGTCCAAGATCTGGAGACGGGGCAAAAGTGGCATTTCTTATGCAGTTCATGGCTGGCCATTGATGTAGGAGAGTGCACTCTGGACAAAGTGTTTCCTGTAGCAACAGAGATGGACTTAAAAAGGTTTAG TAATCTGTTCTTTATGAAAACCACCAAGGATTTCCAAGACGGTCACATCTGGTTTTCAGTGATAAATCGGCCACCCAATAGTAACTTCACTCGAGTTCAGCGTGTATCATGCTGCTTCTCTCTGTTGCTCTGCACCATGCTGACCAGCATCATGTTCTGGGGGATTCCCACTGACCCCTCTGAGCAGACCATGGACCTGg GTAAGATCGAGTTTACCTGGCAGCAAGTGATGATTGGATTCCAGAGCTCCATCATAATGTTCCCTATCAACCTTCTTATTGTGAGCATCTTCAGAAACGTCCGACCAAGGGAACGAAGGACAGTTCAAGCACCTAAACAGTCTAAGACTGATTCTGTGAAGCAAGGAAAAACAGGACGGGTGTCGCCAAACCAACCTCCTTCTCCACCGAGTGACTATAAGGAGATCACACCACATGCTGTAATCAGG GACATCAAAAGGATAGCCCAATCACTCTCCAAGGCTATGAGGAGCCCGTTACCAAGGATTGACCCTGAGAAAATGGATATCAATGATCTCCTGTCACTAGTCGAAGATATAATTTGTCAGCAGAACCGTATAGGAGGCGAGTTTTATTCTGATGCCTCCAAAAAGGAGCTGTCCATCTCTCTGGGGGCTGTAAATCTTCATG AGAGGAGCCCTGAGCAGATGCCGAAAGAGAAAAATAGCATCTACAGGCAGTATCTCTACAAACAACTCCAAAATGTGGAGAAAGAGCTGAGGCTGCTGGGTCCTTCCCGATTCTCTAAACCGGAGAGCTATGTTCAGGCGGTGCTGCAGGTTCAAGGCATGAAACGCTTGCTAGAGCCGTATCTCTCCTCCAGCACCAATAGGGACCAGGATTCTTGCAGCTCCAGTTTGGGGAAGGACCATGATGGTGGTAAGAAGTGCTGTCAGAAAGGCTTGCCTTGGTGGTTTGTGTTTGTTGCCTGGATCCTTGTCGCAGCCACCAGTGGAGTGTCAGCGTATTTTACCATGATGTATGGGCTGACTTATGGAATGGAACGCTCTGTCAGCTGGCTTATTTCAATGCTTGTGTCTTTCTTCGAGAGTCTCTTCATTACCCAGCCTATTAAG gTGCTTGGATTTGCCGTCTTCTTTGCGCTAGTCCTAAAGAAAGTTGATCAAGAGGAATATAGCGATGTTCCAATTGAAGGTGCTATATCAAGTACAG ATGATCCTGATGGGATATGCATtgtcaggagggacagcacaTGCAGTTTCTATCAGCCTCCTCCTCCCTCTGACATTGAGAAGATGAAGAGCAACATGATCAAGGAACAGAAAGTCTTTGCACTTATCAGGGAGATTCTCA TTTACTTTGGCTTCCTGTGGATGCTACTCCTGGTGGCTTACGGTCAGCGAGACCCGAATGCTTACTATCTCACGCAACACATCCAGCAGAGCTTCAGGAACGGCATCACGGACAGCATGAACTGCAAAGATGTGTTGACCTGGACAAACACCACTCTCCTAAATAACGTTTTTGGAAAACGACCAG GCTTCATCACAGATGGAAACTCTAAGCTTGTAGGCAATGCTCGACTCCGGCAGGTTCGAGTGCACAAGAACTCCTGCAGGACCTCCAGCTTCATGAGTCGCTCCATTCAGGACTGCCATGCTCCATACTCTTGGGAAGTGGAAGACATGGGTTCTTATGGTCCAGGTTGGAACAGATCAAATGATGTAAACTTGTCAAAGAGTCTCCTCATGCCATGGCGGTACCAAACCCAGTCCAGACTGAGGACacaccctatctggggtagggtGGCTTTCTACAGAGGTGGCGGCTTTGTTGTGGATCTGGGGCCCAACAAAGAAAATGCAAGCAG tTTGCTTCAGTACCTTTTTGACAACATCTGGGTGGACAAATACACTCGGGCTATCTTTGTGGAGCTCACAGTGTATAATGCAAACGTCAACCTCTTCTGCATGGTCACGCTGATGTTTGAGACCACAGCAGTGG GAGCATTTCAGTATCGCAGTGACCTGCAAAGTGTCCGCCTTTATCAGTCAGCTGGTGGTTTTCATATTTTCATGATGGCCTCTGAGACGATCTATTTTCTCTTCATTCTTCATTACATGTTTCAGCAG ggcAAGCTTATGAAACAGCACAAGTGGGAATACTTCAGGAGCAAATGGAATGTTTTGGAGCTaggcattattattttaagctgGAGTGCACTGTGCGTTTTCATCAAGAGGAAGCTGTTGGGCAACCAAGACATCGAGTACTATCAAAACCACAAAGACCA ACATGCTAGCTTTTATGAAACTGCCACAGCAGATGGAGTTCTTGGATACCTTATAGCTTTTCTGGTTTTGCTGGCTACGGTTAAACTGTGGCACCTGCTGCGCCTCAACCCTAAACTGCAAATGATCACCGCAACATTGCGTCGGGCGTGGAACGACATCTCTGGCTTCATTATCGTCATGACAATTATGTTGTTGGCTTACTCCATTGCT TGTAATTTAATGTACGGTTGGAAGCTTTATTCATATCACACTCTTCTCCATGCTGCCAAGACCATTGTAAGCTTACAACTTGGGATCTTCAACTATGAAGAG GTTTTGCATTACAATCCTGTTCTTGGTGCGTTTGTGATTGGGTCTTGCATCATCTTCATGACGTTTGTGGTTCTAAACCTATTCATATCTGTTATCCTGGTGGCATTTTCAGAAGAACAGCTACATCATAAG CCATCTGAAGAGGAGGAAATTGTAGACCTAATGCTGATGAAGATATGCAGCCTTTTGGGAATCAAGGTTAAGAAGAAGCAGGTGCTGGAGGAACCAAAAGCAGCACCCTTTACCGTATCATAA